One window of Paenibacillus albicereus genomic DNA carries:
- a CDS encoding aminoglycoside 6-adenylyltransferase, which translates to MRGEADMMALFLNIARRDERIRAVTLEGSRTDSNASRDLFQDYDISYLVSEMDSFRNDPDWIDCFGSRLWLQTPESMELFPAELGDRFSYLILFEDGNKLDLTLIPLEEAQAYSEEDKLLQVLLDKDGLLTDVQPPTDEEYRVRPPSEASFHDCRNEFWMVSTYVAKGLWRREILFAMDHLNGILRPMLLQMLEWQVGYRTGFSVSVGKNRKRIRRWLEVDEWEGLLQTFPGGSEEEVWESLFAAVGLFRRSGEQVATRLGCRYPAEEDERMTSYLRQVQSLPADATRF; encoded by the coding sequence ATGCGCGGAGAAGCGGACATGATGGCCTTGTTTCTGAATATCGCGAGGAGGGACGAGAGGATTCGGGCGGTTACGCTGGAAGGATCGCGGACCGATTCGAACGCTTCCCGGGATCTGTTTCAGGACTATGACATTTCGTATCTCGTCTCGGAGATGGATTCCTTCCGAAACGATCCGGACTGGATCGATTGCTTCGGATCGCGGCTATGGCTTCAGACGCCGGAGTCGATGGAGCTGTTCCCGGCGGAGCTGGGCGACCGTTTCTCGTACCTGATCTTGTTCGAGGACGGCAACAAGCTCGACCTGACGCTCATTCCGCTGGAGGAGGCGCAAGCGTATTCGGAGGAGGACAAGCTGCTGCAGGTGCTGCTCGACAAGGACGGCCTGCTGACGGACGTCCAGCCGCCTACAGACGAGGAGTACCGGGTGCGTCCGCCGAGCGAGGCTTCGTTCCACGACTGCCGCAATGAATTCTGGATGGTCTCGACCTACGTCGCCAAAGGGCTATGGCGGCGGGAAATCCTGTTCGCGATGGACCATCTGAACGGCATCCTGCGGCCGATGCTGCTGCAGATGCTGGAGTGGCAGGTCGGCTATCGGACAGGCTTCTCCGTCAGCGTCGGCAAGAACCGCAAGCGGATCCGGCGGTGGCTGGAGGTCGACGAATGGGAAGGACTGCTGCAGACCTTTCCTGGCGGCAGCGAGGAGGAAGTTTGGGAATCGCTTTTCGCGGCGGTCGGCTTGTTCCGGCGCTCAGGAGAACAAGTGGCGACCCGGCTCGGCTGCCGCTATCCGGCGGAGGAGGACGAGCGCATGACGTCCTACTTGCGCCAGGTGCAGTCGCTCCCCGCAGATGCGACGCGGTTTTGA
- a CDS encoding DUF4179 domain-containing protein, with protein sequence MADDGRARGRKAEEQEAVGQKPMEAGDSTRGDKWSERMTVANLKEPAAGERLTGAGSAVSAAGGELRTGAGSAQSAARGELRTAAGSTESAAGERLTGAGSAVSAAGGELRTGAGSAVSAAGGELRTGAGSAVSAASGPMPGSEPAELAADARLHAAIRAGLERGKRRSRPRRRRRLGLALAAALVSLLAMTAGAAKVSPAFAAALRSVPALSGFLRLIGESPALLSSIDRDLLQVVGRTAEKDGKRLTVEALVADERRLVVFYRTNLRMEGLEPTRLDVKDAQGKLISASYGHFSPDAQDGPADEAGARPDMIDVQMSPDESLPERVLIEAEQDGVVLQVPLDIDLGKTAGLVREFPMNRTLEVDGQKLTVVSARQTPLQLELRLHKDSANTMDIRNLLNLRLTDESGREWRSTGGFLGDEPVLFYQNGYFQKPKSLTLRADGFVMFAKGQKIVVDSEKRLVLKAPDDRLSLTAPETSLHHGQLDVSNVLAFRLSGLDERESKYGYNLVSSTFTDGSGKKWEEVGTDRMIRSSMTSEGQTYYVKLPAKKLPQPLTFDVEGYPGYALHPIELEMRPE encoded by the coding sequence ATGGCGGATGATGGAAGGGCTAGAGGCCGAAAAGCGGAAGAACAAGAGGCTGTCGGGCAAAAGCCGATGGAGGCGGGCGACTCGACCAGGGGCGACAAATGGAGCGAACGGATGACCGTCGCAAATCTAAAGGAGCCCGCAGCGGGCGAACGGCTGACTGGAGCCGGGTCGGCGGTGTCTGCGGCGGGCGGCGAGCTTCGGACTGGAGCCGGGTCGGCGCAGTCTGCGGCGCGCGGCGAGCTTCGGACTGCAGCCGGGTCGACGGAATCTGCGGCGGGCGAACGGCTGACTGGAGCCGGGTCGGCGGTGTCTGCGGCGGGCGGCGAGCTTCGGACTGGAGCCGGGTCGGCGGTGTCTGCGGCGGGCGGCGAGCTTCGGACTGGAGCCGGGTCGGCGGTGTCCGCGGCGAGCGGGCCGATGCCGGGTTCGGAGCCGGCGGAGCTTGCAGCGGACGCGCGGCTGCATGCCGCGATCCGGGCGGGACTGGAGCGAGGCAAGCGCCGTTCCCGGCCGCGCCGCAGACGCCGGCTCGGGCTTGCCCTTGCGGCTGCGCTGGTCTCGCTGCTGGCCATGACCGCCGGAGCCGCCAAGGTCAGCCCGGCCTTCGCCGCCGCGCTGCGCAGCGTGCCGGCCCTCTCCGGTTTCTTGCGGCTGATCGGAGAAAGTCCCGCGCTGCTCAGCTCAATCGACCGCGACCTGCTGCAGGTCGTCGGCCGCACCGCCGAAAAGGACGGCAAGCGGCTGACCGTCGAGGCGCTCGTCGCGGATGAGCGGCGGCTGGTCGTGTTCTACCGGACGAACTTGCGGATGGAAGGGCTTGAGCCGACTCGGCTCGACGTCAAGGATGCGCAAGGCAAGCTGATCTCGGCTTCCTACGGCCATTTTTCCCCCGATGCGCAAGATGGGCCGGCAGACGAAGCCGGCGCCCGACCGGATATGATCGACGTGCAGATGAGCCCGGACGAGAGCCTGCCGGAGCGGGTCCTCATCGAGGCCGAGCAGGACGGCGTCGTGCTGCAGGTGCCGCTCGACATCGATCTGGGCAAGACGGCGGGCCTCGTGCGCGAGTTCCCCATGAATCGGACGCTGGAAGTCGACGGACAGAAGCTGACCGTCGTTTCGGCCCGCCAGACGCCGCTGCAGCTGGAGCTGCGGCTGCACAAGGATTCCGCCAATACGATGGATATTCGTAATTTGCTGAATCTCCGCCTGACGGACGAATCCGGGCGCGAGTGGCGCAGCACCGGCGGCTTTCTCGGCGACGAGCCGGTCCTGTTCTATCAGAACGGCTACTTCCAGAAGCCGAAGTCGCTGACGCTGCGGGCGGACGGCTTCGTGATGTTCGCCAAGGGACAGAAGATCGTCGTCGACTCGGAAAAGCGCCTCGTGCTGAAAGCGCCGGACGATCGGCTCTCGCTGACAGCGCCGGAGACGTCGCTTCATCACGGACAGCTCGACGTGTCCAACGTGCTCGCCTTCCGCCTTTCGGGCCTCGATGAGCGGGAGAGCAAATACGGGTACAATCTCGTTTCCAGCACGTTCACGGACGGGTCCGGGAAGAAATGGGAGGAGGTTGGCACGGATCGTATGATTCGCTCGTCCATGACGTCCGAAGGCCAGACTTATTATGTAAAGCTTCCGGCGAAGAAGCTCCCGCAGCCGCTCACCTTTGACGTGGAGGGCTACCCGGGCTACGCGCTGCATCCGATCGAGCTGGAGATGCGTCCGGAGTGA